In Paenibacillus ihbetae, the following are encoded in one genomic region:
- the sleB gene encoding spore cortex-lytic enzyme — MKNSRILIMISTALLLSGTVFAQGTLHADDNPAVQDAIPTFSQQTIKFGSYGEDVYELQGRLKHLGFYYGKIDSVFGSKTLGAVKWFQSEFGMKVDGIVGPKVKLKLYNATKDFKPTEPKLHEGGGGAGAGGGGNAGNAGNAGGGGDNNLASSNTMGLSENDIKIMANAVYGEARGEPFEGQVAVAAVILNRVKSPSFPNTPHGVIFQPRAFTAVADGQIWLEPNENARKAVIQAINGWDPTGGCLYYFNPKTATSPWIWTRPQVKTIGQHIFCM, encoded by the coding sequence ATGAAAAACTCGAGAATCTTGATTATGATAAGCACGGCGCTTCTGTTATCAGGAACGGTATTCGCGCAAGGCACCCTTCATGCAGACGACAATCCGGCAGTACAGGATGCGATACCCACTTTCAGCCAGCAAACGATCAAATTCGGTTCCTATGGCGAGGATGTATATGAGCTGCAGGGCCGTCTAAAGCATTTGGGCTTCTATTACGGGAAAATCGACAGCGTATTCGGCTCCAAAACATTGGGAGCTGTGAAATGGTTCCAATCCGAATTCGGGATGAAGGTTGACGGCATCGTCGGACCGAAGGTGAAGCTGAAGCTGTACAATGCGACGAAGGATTTCAAGCCGACCGAGCCGAAGCTTCATGAAGGGGGCGGCGGCGCCGGAGCCGGCGGCGGAGGAAATGCAGGCAATGCAGGCAATGCTGGCGGCGGGGGAGACAACAACCTGGCCTCATCGAATACGATGGGATTATCTGAGAATGACATTAAGATCATGGCCAACGCGGTTTATGGAGAAGCCCGGGGCGAGCCATTCGAGGGCCAGGTCGCCGTGGCAGCGGTTATTTTAAACCGGGTAAAGTCGCCAAGCTTCCCGAATACGCCGCACGGGGTTATTTTTCAGCCGCGGGCATTTACGGCCGTCGCAGACGGGCAAATTTGGCTCGAGCCGAACGAAAATGCCAGAAAAGCGGTCATCCAGGCCATCAACGGGTGGGATCCGACCGGCGGCTGTCTCTATTACTTTAACCCGAAAACGGCGACATCGCCTTGGATCTGGACACGGCCTCAGGTCAAGACCATCGGACAGCATATCTTCTGTATGTAA
- a CDS encoding YajQ family cyclic di-GMP-binding protein has protein sequence MASENSFDIVSKMDMQELNNAVNQAEREIENRFDFKGSKSSLKLEKDALIITSDDEYKLNAVIDILQTKMIKRGLSIKNVEYGKIEPASMGTVRQRLALKQGIDQENAKKINILIRDSKLKVKSQIQGDQIRVTGKSKDDLQTIMQLLRKADLPLDLQFTNFK, from the coding sequence ATGGCTTCGGAAAATTCATTTGATATCGTATCCAAGATGGATATGCAGGAACTGAACAATGCGGTTAATCAGGCTGAACGGGAAATCGAGAACCGTTTTGATTTCAAGGGGAGCAAGAGCAGCCTGAAGCTCGAGAAGGACGCCCTGATCATCACGTCCGACGATGAGTACAAGCTGAATGCGGTCATCGATATTCTGCAGACGAAGATGATCAAGCGCGGCTTGTCGATCAAGAACGTCGAATACGGCAAAATCGAGCCGGCTTCCATGGGTACGGTCAGACAGCGGCTGGCCCTGAAGCAGGGGATCGATCAGGAGAACGCCAAGAAGATCAATATTCTTATCCGGGATTCCAAGCTCAAGGTCAAAAGCCAGATTCAGGGGGACCAAATCCGGGTAACCGGAAAGAGCAAGGATGATCTTCAGACGATCATGCAGCTGCTGCGCAAAGCGGATCTGCCGCTCGACCTGCAATTCACCAACTTCAAATAA
- the pgsA gene encoding CDP-diacylglycerol--glycerol-3-phosphate 3-phosphatidyltransferase: MNLPNRITLARICLIPIMMVFLLVDFGFYPDPIAWHGFELPYNQLIAALIFILAASTDGIDGYLARKNNMVTNLGKLLDPLADKLLVAAILISLVEMGKCDSWIAVVIISREFAVTGLRQIALLDGAVVAAGQSGKIKTVIQIVAIVALLINNFPFVFLGIPFDIIAIWAAAAITIYSGIEYFVKNRHLLDGAGA; the protein is encoded by the coding sequence ATGAATTTACCCAACCGAATCACGCTTGCCCGTATATGCTTGATCCCTATCATGATGGTATTTTTGCTGGTGGATTTTGGTTTTTATCCGGATCCGATTGCTTGGCACGGCTTCGAGCTGCCGTACAATCAGCTGATCGCGGCGCTGATCTTCATCCTTGCTGCAAGCACGGACGGCATTGACGGGTATTTGGCCCGGAAGAACAACATGGTTACGAATCTCGGAAAGCTGCTGGATCCGCTGGCCGACAAGCTGCTCGTGGCGGCGATCCTCATTTCCTTAGTGGAGATGGGCAAATGCGATTCCTGGATTGCGGTTGTCATTATCAGCAGAGAGTTTGCGGTTACCGGTTTGCGCCAGATTGCTCTTCTTGACGGCGCGGTCGTCGCTGCCGGACAATCCGGCAAGATCAAGACCGTCATTCAGATTGTGGCGATCGTTGCGCTCCTGATCAACAACTTTCCGTTTGTGTTCCTCGGCATCCCATTCGATATCATTGCGATCTGGGCTGCTGCGGCCATTACGATTTATTCGGGAATCGAATACTTTGTCAAGAACAGACATCTGCTTGACGGCGCAGGAGCATAA
- a CDS encoding UxaA family hydrolase, which produces MTDIIILHPKDDVGVALRPLKAGAHAAVTINGKEHAIELAEDVPKGHKVALRVIEKDRSVMKFGYSIGKASQLILPGAWVHTHNLKTGLAGEVEYQYTPGSATAPSFAAAGNPADGERTFQGYLRRNGEAGIRNEIWIINTVGCINKTCEQLARLADQQFRGRGIDGVYHFPHPYGCSQLGDDLAHTQRLLASLARHGNAAGVLIVGLGCENNQIDQMKALIGEDEPDRVRYLRAQDVEDELASGLAMIEELVRYAEGYQRSELPLSLLKIGLKCGGSDGLSGITANPLAGRIADWVTAAGGTALLTEVPEMFGAETILMERAENEQVFQEITSLINDFKQYFISHGQQIYENPSPGNKDGGITTLEEKSLGCTQKGGTAIVSAVLPYGERSSRPGLNLIQAPGNDLVSVTALAAAGAHLVLFTTGRGTPFGGPVPTVKISTNSELAARKPHWIDFNAGTLVEGARMEELEEALADQILQLASGVRQTHNEIGGFREISIFKDGVIL; this is translated from the coding sequence ATGACCGATATAATCATCCTTCACCCCAAAGATGATGTAGGCGTTGCGCTCCGCCCTTTAAAGGCAGGAGCACACGCCGCAGTCACGATCAATGGAAAAGAGCATGCCATCGAGTTAGCCGAGGATGTGCCGAAGGGCCATAAAGTGGCGCTGCGGGTCATTGAGAAAGACCGCTCGGTCATGAAATTCGGCTATTCCATCGGCAAGGCATCGCAGCTGATTTTACCGGGTGCGTGGGTCCATACGCATAATTTAAAGACGGGACTTGCCGGCGAGGTCGAGTACCAATACACGCCGGGCAGTGCGACCGCTCCGTCCTTCGCTGCGGCGGGCAATCCGGCTGATGGAGAGCGGACATTCCAGGGCTATTTGCGCAGGAATGGCGAGGCCGGCATCCGCAACGAAATATGGATCATTAATACCGTCGGCTGCATCAATAAAACCTGCGAGCAGCTCGCCCGGCTGGCAGACCAGCAGTTTCGCGGAAGGGGAATTGACGGGGTTTACCATTTCCCGCATCCGTACGGTTGTTCCCAGCTCGGGGACGATCTGGCCCATACCCAGCGCCTTCTTGCTTCCTTGGCGCGGCACGGCAATGCCGCAGGGGTGCTGATCGTCGGACTTGGCTGCGAGAACAATCAAATTGACCAGATGAAGGCGTTGATCGGTGAAGACGAGCCGGACAGAGTCCGGTATCTGCGTGCGCAGGATGTAGAAGACGAGCTTGCATCCGGGCTGGCGATGATCGAGGAGCTTGTCCGTTATGCAGAGGGCTATCAACGTTCCGAGCTTCCGCTGTCGCTGCTGAAGATCGGTCTTAAATGCGGCGGTTCCGACGGGCTTTCCGGCATTACCGCGAATCCCCTTGCCGGCCGGATCGCGGATTGGGTAACGGCTGCTGGAGGGACTGCGCTGCTGACGGAAGTGCCCGAAATGTTCGGCGCGGAGACGATCCTGATGGAACGGGCGGAAAATGAGCAGGTATTCCAAGAGATAACGTCGCTCATTAATGATTTCAAGCAGTACTTCATTTCCCATGGCCAGCAAATCTATGAAAATCCTTCGCCCGGTAACAAAGACGGCGGCATAACCACGTTGGAGGAAAAATCGCTGGGATGCACGCAGAAGGGGGGAACGGCCATCGTTTCGGCAGTCCTGCCATATGGCGAAAGGTCAAGCCGCCCGGGATTGAACCTGATTCAGGCTCCAGGCAATGACTTGGTGTCCGTTACGGCGCTTGCAGCGGCAGGAGCGCATCTCGTGCTCTTCACGACGGGCAGAGGAACGCCGTTCGGCGGGCCTGTGCCAACGGTCAAAATATCGACGAATTCGGAGCTCGCCGCCCGTAAGCCCCACTGGATCGATTTCAATGCGGGAACATTGGTGGAAGGGGCCCGTATGGAGGAGCTGGAGGAGGCATTGGCCGACCAGATTCTCCAGCTGGCTTCGGGCGTGCGGCAGACACATAATGAAATTGGCGGCTTCCGGGAAATCTCCATCTTCAAGGATGGCGTTATCCTGTAA
- a CDS encoding DUF3388 domain-containing protein, with amino-acid sequence MESNQWYMEYKIHKNRPGLLGDIASVLGMLEVNILTINGVEGRTRGMLLETDDEEKIILMGKMLNKVANITVTALRPPKLVDILAVRHGRYIDRDSDDRKTFRFTRDELGLLVDFLGEMFKREGNQVVGLRGMPRVGKTESIIAGSVCAMKRWTFVSSTLLRQTIRSQLSEDEMNPNNVFIIDGIVSTIRSNERHYQLLQDIMGMESTKVIEHPDIFVRESEYSYDDFDIIIELRNNPDEEIVYDTFTGSYSDDL; translated from the coding sequence GTGGAATCGAATCAGTGGTACATGGAGTATAAAATACATAAAAACCGGCCGGGCCTCCTTGGCGATATCGCCTCCGTGCTCGGCATGCTGGAAGTGAACATTCTGACGATCAACGGCGTGGAAGGCCGTACTCGCGGTATGCTCCTTGAGACCGATGATGAAGAAAAAATCATCCTCATGGGTAAAATGTTAAATAAGGTTGCGAATATTACGGTAACAGCCTTAAGACCTCCCAAGCTGGTGGATATTTTGGCTGTCCGGCATGGACGATACATTGACCGGGACTCGGACGATCGTAAAACATTCCGTTTTACGCGCGATGAGCTCGGTTTACTTGTTGACTTTTTGGGTGAAATGTTCAAAAGGGAAGGAAATCAGGTGGTGGGACTTCGGGGGATGCCGCGCGTCGGCAAAACGGAGTCTATTATTGCGGGCAGCGTCTGCGCGATGAAGCGTTGGACCTTTGTTTCGTCAACCCTGCTGCGGCAGACGATCCGAAGTCAGCTTTCCGAGGATGAAATGAATCCGAATAACGTGTTTATCATCGACGGCATCGTCAGCACGATCCGCTCGAATGAACGTCATTATCAGCTGCTCCAGGACATTATGGGCATGGAAAGCACCAAGGTGATCGAGCATCCGGATATTTTCGTTCGCGAATCGGAATATTCTTATGATGATTTTGACATTATTATTGAATTGCGAAACAATCCGGACGAGGAAATCGTTTACGATACGTTCACAGGTTCATATAGTGACGATTTATAA
- a CDS encoding helix-turn-helix domain-containing protein yields the protein MSELGQQLREARLQKGMSLDDVQEMTKIRKRYLEAIEAGDYKVLPGSFYVRAFIKTYAEAVGINPEELLEGHKQDVPKTEAEPTMEPVIQKRASRPAGERNMKWLPTLLMWTFPILIVVVIYLVATHSNKTDAPPVSQNDQTQTDQGQQQPTQTQGDGGGAKGNGTTTGETGGDTNGEGTDGTDGTDGTDPADGTEGTDNTDSTDGTDGTTTDNPDDAVPGQTTVTQDRTEGKSTIFKVTGSNVKVELVAGSNAQSWVEVYRGKNSSGEKLFFGMLENGAAISYDLDSQGMYVKSGNSTATTIKVGGQTVTDGKTTSRIILEPAEAATE from the coding sequence ATGTCCGAACTGGGACAGCAATTGAGGGAGGCGCGTCTGCAAAAAGGGATGAGCCTTGATGACGTGCAGGAAATGACAAAAATACGCAAACGATACTTGGAAGCCATCGAGGCAGGGGATTACAAAGTACTTCCCGGCAGTTTTTACGTGCGGGCATTCATCAAAACCTATGCGGAAGCCGTGGGCATCAACCCGGAGGAGCTGCTGGAAGGTCATAAACAGGATGTTCCTAAAACGGAAGCGGAGCCGACGATGGAGCCGGTGATCCAGAAACGCGCCAGCCGGCCTGCAGGCGAACGGAATATGAAATGGCTGCCGACCCTGCTGATGTGGACGTTTCCCATCCTGATCGTCGTGGTGATCTATCTGGTTGCGACCCATTCCAATAAAACGGACGCGCCTCCGGTCAGCCAGAATGACCAGACGCAGACGGATCAGGGCCAGCAACAGCCGACTCAAACGCAGGGTGATGGCGGAGGCGCCAAGGGCAACGGAACGACGACAGGCGAAACCGGCGGTGACACGAACGGCGAAGGGACGGACGGCACGGACGGTACAGACGGTACGGATCCTGCTGACGGCACCGAAGGCACCGATAACACGGACAGCACCGATGGTACGGATGGCACGACTACGGATAATCCGGATGATGCGGTTCCAGGTCAAACGACGGTAACGCAGGATCGGACCGAAGGCAAGAGCACCATCTTCAAGGTAACCGGATCGAATGTGAAGGTCGAGCTTGTTGCAGGCAGCAACGCCCAGAGCTGGGTGGAAGTATACCGCGGAAAAAATTCGTCCGGGGAGAAGCTGTTTTTCGGGATGCTGGAGAACGGCGCTGCGATCAGCTATGATCTCGACAGTCAAGGCATGTACGTGAAGTCCGGCAACTCGACCGCAACGACGATCAAGGTAGGCGGGCAGACGGTGACCGACGGCAAGACGACGTCCCGCATCATTCTGGAGCCGGCTGAAGCCGCTACTGAATAA
- the ymfI gene encoding elongation factor P 5-aminopentanone reductase, whose amino-acid sequence MTGMGKEMKPIGEMTVLVTGASRGIGAAIAERFASVRMNVIIHYMNSHEAANEVARRCLEHGARVLTVSADLRDKEQIMRMKEKLQSHGMEPDILVNNAGVSHYGLLSDVTEADWDTLMSINLKGMFLCTQAFMGRMISQRFGRIINVSSVWGLSGASCEVLYSTSKGGVNAFTKALAKELAPSGVTVNAVAPGAVDTSMLGHLASDEIRMLEEEIPAGRLAHPDEISSLVYFLALPESGYITGQVISPNGGWVT is encoded by the coding sequence ATGACAGGCATGGGAAAGGAAATGAAGCCGATCGGGGAGATGACGGTGCTTGTGACAGGCGCCAGCAGGGGAATCGGAGCGGCGATTGCCGAGCGCTTCGCGTCGGTTCGGATGAATGTGATCATCCACTATATGAATTCGCATGAAGCGGCGAATGAAGTGGCGAGGCGATGCCTTGAGCATGGCGCGCGGGTGCTTACGGTATCGGCGGACCTGCGCGACAAAGAGCAGATTATGCGAATGAAGGAAAAGCTCCAGAGCCACGGCATGGAGCCCGATATTCTGGTTAACAATGCCGGGGTATCCCACTACGGGCTGTTGTCCGACGTTACCGAAGCCGATTGGGATACCCTCATGTCCATAAATTTAAAAGGCATGTTTCTGTGCACCCAGGCATTCATGGGCCGGATGATCTCCCAACGGTTCGGGAGAATCATCAATGTGTCCTCCGTCTGGGGACTGTCCGGGGCCTCGTGCGAGGTGCTGTATTCCACGAGCAAAGGCGGCGTCAATGCGTTTACGAAGGCGCTGGCGAAGGAGCTTGCCCCTTCGGGAGTCACGGTTAATGCCGTTGCGCCCGGAGCGGTGGATACGTCGATGCTGGGGCATTTGGCCTCCGACGAGATTCGGATGCTCGAAGAGGAAATTCCGGCCGGCCGGTTGGCGCATCCGGATGAAATCTCATCGCTCGTATATTTTCTGGCGCTGCCCGAATCGGGTTATATAACCGGTCAAGTGATCAGCCCGAACGGCGGATGGGTGACGTAG
- a CDS encoding glycoside hydrolase family 88/105 protein, translating to MSNHTQQKAPADITPLRLGIEACRSIMETFSPEELPPAGRWHYHQGVFLTGMFQLWKRCGEPRYLEYIKGYVDHLVDTNGNVLLERGELDSVQAGLLLLELDAIKPERKYRAAADKLLRLQSALNRTTEGGYWHKDRYPYQMWLDGLYMGGVFTMKYGQQYGQPYLYDEVLNQEQLMRKNTRNEASGLYYHAWDESRHMPWADPATGQSPEYWGRSVGWYALSLVEFLDMLPEDHAGSAALVPVLRDLCSALVACQDRATGMWYQVLDKGEEPDNWLETSCSSLFVYTLAKGVRLGHLEPSFLEHARRGYQGLVDAVYYNERGQLIMPDICIGTGVGDYRHYVQRDRCENDLHGVGALVMACVELDQSESLHV from the coding sequence ATGTCTAATCATACGCAGCAAAAAGCGCCTGCAGACATAACACCACTCCGGCTTGGCATCGAGGCCTGCCGTTCCATCATGGAGACCTTCTCCCCTGAGGAGCTCCCGCCTGCCGGGAGATGGCACTATCACCAAGGCGTGTTTCTGACGGGAATGTTCCAGCTCTGGAAAAGATGCGGAGAACCGCGATATTTAGAATATATTAAAGGCTATGTCGATCATCTGGTCGATACGAACGGGAATGTGCTGCTGGAGCGCGGCGAGCTGGATTCCGTTCAGGCCGGCTTGCTGCTGCTGGAGCTGGATGCGATCAAGCCCGAGCGAAAATACAGGGCAGCGGCGGATAAGCTGCTGCGCCTGCAGTCCGCCTTAAACCGGACGACCGAGGGGGGATATTGGCATAAGGACCGGTATCCTTACCAGATGTGGCTTGACGGGCTGTACATGGGCGGCGTGTTTACGATGAAATACGGGCAGCAATACGGACAGCCGTATTTGTACGATGAAGTGCTGAACCAGGAGCAGCTGATGCGTAAAAATACGCGGAATGAGGCAAGCGGCCTGTATTATCATGCATGGGACGAGAGCAGGCATATGCCGTGGGCCGATCCGGCCACAGGCCAATCCCCCGAATATTGGGGGCGTTCCGTGGGATGGTATGCGCTATCGCTTGTCGAATTTCTTGATATGCTTCCTGAAGACCATGCGGGAAGCGCTGCGCTTGTCCCGGTGCTGCGCGACTTATGCAGCGCTCTCGTGGCCTGCCAGGATCGGGCGACCGGAATGTGGTATCAGGTGCTGGATAAAGGAGAGGAGCCGGATAATTGGCTGGAGACGTCCTGCTCAAGCCTCTTTGTATACACGCTGGCGAAGGGCGTGCGGCTCGGCCATCTGGAGCCTTCGTTCCTGGAGCATGCACGGCGGGGTTACCAGGGATTGGTCGATGCGGTATACTACAATGAACGAGGCCAGCTAATCATGCCTGATATATGTATCGGGACCGGTGTAGGCGATTACCGGCATTACGTGCAGAGGGACCGCTGCGAGAATGACCTTCACGGGGTAGGCGCGCTTGTGATGGCTTGCGTTGAGCTGGATCAAAGCGAATCGCTGCATGTTTAA
- the yfmH gene encoding EF-P 5-aminopentanol modification-associated protein YfmH codes for MERIHYDNLQETLYYEVMDNGLRVYVLPKPGFQKTYATFATKYGSVDNHFKVEGEAEVRVPDGIAHFLEHKMFEEPEGDIFAKFASNGASANAFTSFDQTVYLFSATDHIHENLETLIDFVQNPYFTDQNVEKEKGIIGQEINMYQDNPDWRVYFGLIEAMYKVHPVHIDIAGTVESIGTITKEDLYTCYNAFYHPSNMLLFVVGGVDPEETMNLIRSNQARKTYEQQGAIERIFDPEPTEVAEKRRESRLAVSLPKCLFGFKEKETGLSGEDQLRRDLTTKLMLDLLFGASTELYQKLYEDDLISDSFGHEYNSSPEYAFSAVGGDTKDPDALLARIREEVDKLKASGFREDDFERARKKKMGGYLRMLNSPENIAHEFTRYQFRGADLFKVLPVYESITLEEVNRRLQEHVDWNQLAVSIVVSP; via the coding sequence GTGGAACGCATTCATTATGACAACCTGCAGGAGACGCTGTATTACGAGGTGATGGATAACGGGCTGCGCGTCTATGTGCTGCCGAAGCCCGGATTCCAGAAAACCTATGCGACCTTCGCAACCAAATACGGTTCGGTGGACAATCACTTCAAGGTGGAGGGCGAGGCCGAGGTTCGGGTGCCGGATGGGATCGCGCATTTTCTCGAGCACAAAATGTTTGAGGAGCCCGAAGGCGATATTTTTGCGAAATTCGCTTCCAACGGAGCCTCCGCCAACGCCTTTACCAGTTTCGACCAGACCGTGTATCTATTCTCGGCTACGGATCACATCCACGAAAACCTGGAAACCTTGATCGATTTCGTTCAGAACCCCTATTTTACGGACCAGAACGTCGAGAAGGAGAAGGGGATTATCGGGCAGGAAATCAATATGTACCAGGATAACCCGGATTGGCGCGTGTATTTCGGGCTGATCGAGGCAATGTATAAGGTGCATCCCGTTCATATCGATATCGCCGGAACGGTGGAGTCCATCGGAACGATCACGAAGGAGGATTTGTACACCTGTTACAACGCGTTCTATCATCCAAGCAATATGCTGCTGTTCGTGGTCGGCGGGGTGGACCCCGAAGAAACGATGAATTTGATCCGCAGCAACCAAGCGCGGAAGACTTATGAACAGCAGGGAGCGATTGAGCGCATTTTCGATCCCGAGCCGACGGAGGTTGCCGAGAAGCGCCGCGAGAGCCGGCTTGCGGTATCGCTGCCGAAGTGCCTGTTCGGCTTCAAGGAGAAGGAGACGGGCTTGTCTGGAGAAGACCAGCTGCGCCGGGATTTGACCACCAAGCTGATGCTGGACCTTCTGTTCGGGGCGAGCACCGAGCTTTATCAGAAGCTGTATGAAGACGATCTGATCTCGGACAGCTTCGGACATGAATACAACAGCTCGCCGGAGTATGCGTTCTCCGCGGTCGGCGGGGATACGAAGGATCCGGACGCCCTGCTGGCCCGCATCCGCGAAGAAGTCGACAAGCTGAAGGCCAGCGGATTCCGGGAGGATGATTTCGAACGGGCGCGCAAGAAAAAAATGGGCGGTTACCTCCGCATGCTCAATTCCCCTGAGAACATTGCGCATGAATTTACGCGCTATCAGTTCCGCGGTGCCGACCTGTTTAAAGTGCTGCCGGTCTATGAATCGATCACGCTTGAAGAAGTAAACCGCCGCCTTCAGGAGCACGTCGACTGGAATCAGCTGGCTGTCTCGATTGTGGTGAGTCCGTAG
- a CDS encoding DUF3243 domain-containing protein has product MSSVIKNFDSWKKFLGERVVQAEKAGMTEDTISQLAYEIGDFLDEKIDPQNASNRAIKELWDVGSEEERRVIARLMVKLAKHNA; this is encoded by the coding sequence ATGTCATCCGTAATCAAGAACTTTGATTCCTGGAAGAAATTCCTGGGCGAGCGTGTCGTGCAAGCGGAAAAAGCCGGCATGACCGAAGACACCATTTCACAGCTGGCGTATGAAATCGGCGACTTTCTCGATGAGAAGATCGACCCACAGAATGCTTCGAACCGTGCGATCAAGGAATTGTGGGACGTCGGCAGCGAAGAAGAGCGCCGCGTGATCGCCCGCCTGATGGTGAAATTGGCCAAACACAACGCCTAA
- the yfmF gene encoding EF-P 5-aminopentanol modification-associated protein YfmF produces the protein MTKTEFEHGTAGGMRIHVLPTRRFKTFAISLYAGSPLAEDTVTTTALTPFVLRRGTVSYPETRAFRERLEQLYGAGFGFDIYKRGDYQIVHFRMDTINDSFVNSPESLLSSSFAFLGEAFTDPVLENGAFRKAYVQTERDTVRKKLESIVNDKIRYAAERCIEVMCKDEPYRLHPLGERKDLEGITPEGLYQAYRKWLDESVLDLYVVGDTSLDEVKKLVEEHFKLDRTKTKDYKPSVTRAAARDTQTVIEQLDINQGKLNMGLRSTITYGDDEYAAALLYNGILGGYPHSKLFVNVREKASLAYYASSRYDGHKGIATIQSGIEVQNFDKAVDIIRKQLDDMAQGAITDIEMSQTKAMIRNVIKEMQDSAFEMIAYDFNRQLSGKERTPDELLDQVDRMSADDVKQAASAFSLDTIYFLKGQKEE, from the coding sequence TTGACGAAAACCGAATTTGAACACGGCACAGCCGGAGGAATGCGGATCCACGTGCTGCCTACACGCCGATTCAAGACATTTGCGATATCGCTTTACGCCGGAAGCCCTTTAGCCGAAGATACCGTCACAACGACCGCGCTGACACCGTTCGTGCTGCGCCGGGGGACCGTATCCTATCCCGAGACGAGAGCGTTCCGGGAGCGCCTTGAGCAGCTGTACGGAGCCGGCTTTGGCTTCGATATATATAAACGGGGCGATTATCAGATCGTTCACTTCCGGATGGACACGATTAATGATTCGTTCGTAAACAGTCCGGAGAGCCTGCTTTCTTCTTCGTTTGCATTTTTAGGCGAGGCCTTTACGGATCCGGTGCTCGAGAACGGCGCCTTCCGCAAAGCGTACGTGCAGACCGAGCGCGATACCGTAAGGAAGAAGCTTGAATCCATCGTGAATGATAAAATCCGCTATGCTGCCGAGCGCTGCATCGAGGTGATGTGCAAGGATGAGCCGTATCGCCTCCATCCGCTGGGAGAACGCAAGGATCTCGAAGGAATTACGCCGGAGGGGCTTTATCAGGCCTACCGGAAATGGCTGGATGAATCGGTGCTGGACCTGTACGTCGTTGGCGATACCAGCCTGGATGAAGTGAAGAAGCTCGTGGAGGAGCACTTCAAGCTGGACCGCACGAAGACCAAGGATTACAAGCCTTCGGTTACGCGCGCAGCGGCTAGAGATACCCAAACCGTCATCGAGCAGCTGGACATTAACCAGGGCAAGCTGAACATGGGGCTCCGCAGCACCATAACGTACGGGGATGACGAGTATGCCGCTGCGCTTTTATATAACGGCATTCTGGGCGGATATCCGCATTCGAAGCTGTTCGTCAACGTGCGCGAGAAGGCCAGCCTAGCATATTACGCCTCTTCCCGCTATGACGGACATAAGGGCATCGCCACGATACAGTCCGGCATTGAAGTTCAGAATTTCGATAAAGCGGTGGATATCATTCGGAAACAACTGGATGATATGGCACAGGGTGCCATTACGGATATCGAGATGTCCCAGACGAAGGCCATGATCCGGAATGTCATCAAGGAAATGCAGGATTCGGCCTTCGAGATGATCGCCTACGATTTCAACCGCCAGCTGTCCGGCAAGGAGCGCACGCCGGATGAGCTTCTCGATCAGGTGGATCGCATGTCCGCGGATGATGTGAAGCAGGCGGCCTCCGCATTTTCATTGGACACGATTTACTTCCTGAAAGGCCAAAAGGAGGAATAG